Proteins encoded in a region of the Halostella limicola genome:
- a CDS encoding uL15m family ribosomal protein yields the protein MTSKKRRQRGSRTHSGGSHKNRRGAGHRGGRGRAGRDKHEFHNYEPLGKHGFKRPQSVQEEILEIDVQKLDEDAVVYAADGLAEETGDGYELDAREIVEDGYEADAVKVLGNGQVRNQLTVVADAFSASARALIEEAGGEAVLSDRAEEAEPEDVSQGDEDEE from the coding sequence ATGACCAGCAAGAAACGACGTCAGCGCGGGTCTCGCACCCACAGCGGCGGTAGCCACAAGAACCGCCGCGGCGCCGGCCACCGCGGCGGGCGCGGGCGCGCGGGACGCGACAAACACGAGTTCCACAACTACGAACCGCTCGGCAAACACGGCTTCAAGCGCCCTCAGTCGGTCCAGGAGGAGATCCTGGAGATCGACGTCCAGAAGCTCGACGAGGACGCCGTCGTCTACGCCGCCGACGGTCTCGCCGAAGAGACCGGCGACGGCTACGAACTCGACGCGCGAGAGATCGTGGAGGACGGGTACGAGGCCGACGCCGTGAAGGTGCTCGGCAACGGACAGGTCCGGAACCAGCTCACCGTCGTCGCCGACGCGTTCTCCGCGAGCGCTCGCGCGCTCATCGAGGAGGCCGGCGGCGAGGCAGTGCTCAGCGACCGGGCGGAAGAAGCCGAACCAGAAGACGTATCCCAAGGCGACGAAGACGAGGAGTAA